The DNA segment AGTCCAGAAGCATAAAAAAAGAGCACATAAAGGACGCTGATTTGGTTTTGACCATGACAGCTTCGCAAAGAGAATTCATCTTAAAAAGGCATCCCGAATTTGCAGATAAGGTCTTTACATTAAATGAATTTGCGGATAAAAGTGGAGATATTGAGGATCCATTTGGAAGAGGTTTAGATGTATACAAAAAGACTGCAGAAGAAATATATGCATCTATAATGCGTATAATAGAAAAATTGTAGAAAGGAGCTTTTCAATGATTGCGATAGGTTCTGATCACGGTGGCTATGAGCTTAAAGAGGCTATAAAGAAACATCTTGAGGAAAGAGGGATAGAATACAAGGATTTTGGCACATTTAGTGAGGATTCTGTAGACTATCCTGATTACGCCAGAGAAGTGGCAGAAGCTGTAGCCAGTGGACAGTTTGAGAAAGGCATACTTTTGTGCGGCACAGGCGTTGGCATATCCATTGCTGCCAATAAAGTGCCTGGCATCAGGGCAGCACACGTATCTGATGCCTTTTCAGCAAGGTACTCAAAAGAGCACAACAATGCAAATGTGCTTTGCATGGGGGGAAGAGTTGTAGGGCCAGGTCTTGCAACCCTTTTGGTGGATGAATGGCTTGACGCAGAATTTCAAGGCGGAAGGCATCAAAAGAGGATTGACAAGATTTCTGAGATTGAAAAAAAATACTCGAGATGACATAGGAGGTAAATGAATGTACGATAATGTTTATGTGTTAGATCATCCGTTAATACAGCACAAAATCAGTTTGATAAGAGATGAAAATACAGGGTCAAAGGAATTTAGAGAGCTTGTGGAAGAGATATCAATGCTTATGGCGTATGAAGTGACAAGAGATCTTCCGCTGGAGGAGATTGAAGTAAAGACACCTATAGCAATTGCCAAGACGAAAGTCATAGCTGGCAAAAAGTTAGGCATAGTTCCAATCTTAAGAGCCGGACTTGGCATGGTAGATGGCATGATGAAACTTATACCTGCAGCTAAGGTTGGACATATAGGTTTGTACAGGGATCCTGAGACATTGAAACCTGTTGAATACTACTGCAAGTTGCCTTCTGATATAAACGAGAGAGATCTTATTGTAGTGGATCCTATGCTGGCAACAGGTGGTTCTGCATCTGCAGCCATACACTTTTTGAAAGAAAGAGGCGCTCAAAGCATAAAGCTTGTCAATCTCATAGCTGCACCTGAAGGGATAGAAGCTGTTCACAAAGACCATCCGGAAGTTCCTATATATTTAGCTTGCATTGATGAAAGGCTGAATGAGCATGGATACATCGTGCCAGGCCTTGGCGACGCAGGAGATAGACTTTTCGGAACAAAGTAATGAACAAGATTTGAAAGGAATGAAAGATGAGACCGTCGTGGGATGAGTATTTTATGATGGTGGTAGATGTGGTAAAGACCAGATCTACCTGTTTAAGAAGGCAGGTTGGTGCTGTCATTGTGAAGGACAAGCATATCATATCGACAGGGTACAATGGTGCACCGACAGGGCTTAAACACTGTGAAGAAGTAGGATGTATGAGGGAAAGCCTAAACATACCATCAGGCGAAAGGCATGAGCTTTGTAGAGGCACTCACGCTGAGCAGAACGCCATAATACAAGCGGCGTTAAACGGTGTAAGCACAAAAGATGCAACCATCTATATAAGTGCAAGCCCATGCTCTATGTGCGCCAAGATGATCATCAATGCAGGTATAAAAAGAGTTGTCTATGAAGGGGATTACCCTGATAACCTTTCATTTGGGTATTTGAAAGAAGCTTCTGTAGAAGTTGTGAAGATGGAAAGACGATAAATAGTTGACAATAACGACGTTGGTGGAATATTATATAATTATGTAATAAGTTCAGGGGAGTGTTAAAATGAGAATATACATTTTGTCGTTTGTTGTGGCTTTTGTGGCTGCACTTATGGCTACACCAGCGGCAAAGAAGTTGGCTTATAAAATTGGAGCCATTGATATACCAAAGGATAAAAGGCGTGTTCACAGTAAGCCAGTACCGCTTATAGGCGGATTGGCCATATACCTTGGTACAGTTTTAAGCATGCTTTTGTTTTTGCCAAAGTCAGAGACTAACATCGGAATAATAGCTGGAAGCACGATAATAGTGGCTTTAGGCATATTTGATGATAAATACGAATTAAAAGCTAAAGTGAAGCTATTAGGACAGCTTTTGGCAGCATTTGTGGTTGTCTTAAGCGGTGTAAGGATTGATTGGCTTACAAACCCATTTGGCGATGGCATGATAAACATTGGTGTTTTTGCTATTCCCCTTAGCATATTTTGGATCGTAGGTATCACAAATGCCATGAACCTTATTGATGGGCTTGATGGACTTGCTGCAGGCATAGCATCTATATCGTCTGGATCTCTATTTGTAGTGTCTTTATTAAACGGACGATATGCTACTGCGATTATTACCGTTGCTGTCACAGGAGCTGCACTGGGCTTCTTACCATACAATTTCAATCCTGCTAAGATATTCATGGGAGATACTGGCGCCATGTTTTTGGGCTTCATCCTGTCGGCGGTGTCTATCCAAGGTGCAGTAAAATCTGCTGCTGCCATTGCGATTGCTGTTCCGATTTTGGCGTTAGGTGTCCCGGTGTTTGACACCATATTTGCAATAATAAGGCGGTTGGCCAATAAAAAGCCAATCATGGAGGCAGATAAAGGACATTTGCATCATAGGCTTTTAGCGCTGGGCCTTTCACAGAGACAGGCTGTCTTTGTCATGTACGGTGTAAGTTTGTTCTTGGGTTTAAGCGCAATACTTATATCCTCCACAAATGGTGCAAAAGGTTACATCATATTGATTGTTGCGATTTTAGCCGTATTATGGGGCGCTGACAAGATGGGACTTTATGGACACAAAGCTAAAAATATGAATGTGTAAATATAAGGAGCTGAAGACATGCTAAAAGTAATGCCTATTTTCGGCACAAGACCAGAGGCGATTAAGATGGCGCCACTTGTGAAAGAGCTTCAGTGTGCCGATGGAATAGAGACAGTCGTATGCGTTACAGCTCAGCACCGGGACATGCTTGATCAGGTGCTGAGGCTTTTTAATGTCATTCCTAAGTATGACCTTGATGTGATGAAGGAAAGTCAGTCATTGTCAGACATAACATCATCTGTCTTAAGAGGGCTTGATGATGTCTTGGAGAAGGAAAAGCCTGATTTGATTTTGGTTCACGGTGATACCACCACGACGTTTGTTGCTGCTTTGTCGGCCTTTTACAAAAAGATAAAAGTAGGCCATGTGGAGGCAGGGTTAAGGTCTTTCGACAAGTGGTTTCCGTATCCTGAGGAGATGAATAGAAAGCTTACAGGAGTTCTTACGGATTTGCACTTTGCACCGACACAGACGGCAAAGGATAACCTTATAAAAGAAGGAGTAGATGAAAGCAGCATATTTGTAACAGGCAATACCGTCATAGATGCAATGAAATACACTGTAAAGGAAAATTACGTCTTTCGTGATGATAGGTTAAATAGCGTTGATTATAAAAACAAGAAAGTCATCGTTGTTACGGCACATCGCAGAGAAAATTGGGGTTTGCCAATAGAAAATATATGCAACGCATTGAGGAAAATAGCCATTGATTTTAAGGATACGTACATTATATACCCAGTTCACAAAAATCCCGTCGTAAGGGATACGGTATTTAGCGTCCTTGACAACCTTGACAATGTGTTACTGCTTGATCCAATCGATACAGATGAGATGCACAACCTTTTGAAAAGATGTTACATGGTCATGACAGACTCAGGAGGGCTTCAGGAGGAAGTTCCATCATTAGGAAAACCTGTCTTGGTCTTAAGAGATGTTACAGAAAGGCCTGAAGCGGTTAAAGCAGGCACTGTAAAGATAATAGGGACGGATTTCGACAGAGTTTACAATGAAGCAAAACTGCTACTTACAGATAAAGATGAATACGACAGGATGGCAAATGCAGTAAACCCATATGGGGATGGCAATGCATCAAAGCGCATTGTACAAGCCATAAAATACGCATTTGGCATGACAGATGAAAAAGTGGATGAATTTAAAAGCAGCTTATGAAGCTGCTTTTAAAATTTTATGGAGTTTAAGCATCCATCGTTGATTGGTGGATTTTTTTATGTATAAATAATTTAAAATTGTCAATAATTATATTAGGTTGGGCGGAACGTATGGTGAATTTATTATCCCCCTTGTGAATTTGCCGTATGATACCGCCCACTTTTATTTTAATATTGGAGGAATGAATATGTTTAATAAGTTATCATTGATTGCTGTTACAATTGTTGTGGTGTTTTTCATGCTAAACTCTCAGATGGATGCATTTTCTGCAAAAGGCAACGATGTTTCAGTCATAGAAGATGCTTTTTTAAAAAGCGGTGCATCGTATCAGTACGCAAATATTAACGGGTGGGCGAAATTGAATTCCGATTTTACGCCTTTGAGCCAAATGAATAAAACTGTAGAAAATGTTATAAAATCGTTGGAAATTGACGATAAAATGGTTAAGGTTTCAAAACTCGATCAGGCTAATTTCAGACAGTACGATGCGGAATACGACACGAAAGACAAGAAAATTTCAATTGTCGTGCAAAGCGTCAAGAACGAAGCGGCTAATGAAACTTACATATTGATAGACGAATACTTGCTTAATGGAAACAAGGATGTCCTTAGTGAAAACGAAAGAATCAAAAAAGCGTATTCAAGTTTAAACATTGCTCCAGAGATTGCCACGTGCCTTGTGGGTACATACGATGGCAAGTTGAATAAAGACAAAATAAGTAGTATATTAGAAGAAGTGATGAAAGATACGGATGCTTCTAAGGTAGAAGGATTAAATGAAGAAAATTTAGTCAGTATTTCTGCTCACACAAATAAAATTAAGGAATATATTGAGATGGGTAGTGAAAAAATAAATTTGAACGTTGCAGTAAGATATAGCAGTTACGATGACAAAACATATATTTGGCTGGCAACACCTGTCATAGCAATAGAATATTAACAATAGAGGGTGGTATACACGAGGATTATCGTTGAAAATAGCCCTGCGCTGAAGGGCACTGTAAAGGTAAGTGGAGCGAAAAATTCAGTTTTGCCTATCATCGCAGCATCTTTGCTTTCGGAAGGAGAAGTAATTATAGATGATGTGCCAGAGCTTAAAGATGTGAATGTGATGATAGAGCTTATCAAGTTTTTAGGTGCCAAATGCACATTTCAGGATGGAAGGCTTAAGATAAATGTGGACATAAAAGATGTTGAGGCGCCGTATGAACTTGTTAAAAAGATGAGAGCATCATTCCTTGTGATGGGGCCTATTCTGGCAAAATTGGGTCATGCAAAGATATCGCTGCCGGGTGGCTGCGCCATAGGGACAAGGCCTATAGACTTACACTTAAAGGGATTTCAAACGCTGGGTGCAGAGATAGACATAGGTCATGGATATGTAGAAGCAAAAGCTAAAAAGCTTGTAGGGAAGAAGGTTTATCTGGACTTTCCAAGCGTTGGAGCAACTGAAAACATCATGATGGCTGCTGTATTTGCAGATGGTCTTACTACCGTTGAAAATGCAGCCGAAGAACCTGAAGTGGTGGATCTTGCCAATTTTCTCAATAAGATGGGCGCTAACATAAAAGGCGCTGGCACAGATACAATAAGGATAGAAGGCGTAAAAGAGCTTAAAGCTACGGAGCACACTGTCATACCAGATAGAATTGAAGCCGGTACGTACATGGTTGCATCAGCCATGACAGGCGGTGATGTGCTTATAGAAAATGTCATAGTTGATCACGTCAAGCCTATAATTGCCAAGTTAACTGAGTGTGGCATCGAAGTGTATGAAGAAGGTACAGGCGTAAGAGTAAGAGGCTGTAAGAGCTATAAAGCAGTTGACATGAAGACGCTGCCGTATCCGGGTTTTCCTACAGATATGCAGGCTCAGATGATGGCAATGATGGCTGGAGCGAAAGGCACCAGCGTAATCATAGAGACAGTGTTTGAAAACAGATTTATGCATGTAGATGAATTAAAAAGGATGGGCGCGGATATAAAGATCGAAGGAAGAACTGCAGTAGTAACAGGTATTGATCATTTATCAGGTGCAGAAGTGAAGGCAACGGATTTGAGAGCCGGAGCTGCACTCATATTAGCAGGACTTATAGCGGATGGAAAGACTATTATAAACGATGTATATCATATAGACAGAGGTTATGTAAACATCGAGGATAAGCTTAGAAGTCTTGGAGCAATTATATACAGAGTTGATTAAAACGGTGTACTTATGTACACTTTTTTGTTGTGCTTATTTTGCTTGATTGAGTAAATTTTATTTTATCTTGTATAAGTAAACATAAGATCAGAATTTATTTGTTAAGTCACAGCAAAAGAATTATAATATTATAGGCGTTTTGCAAAGTTAAAAAAGGAGCTTAGAAATCATGGTTTACATATCTGTATCTATGTATGTGGAAGCAAAGCCTATTATAGATTATTACAATTTGAAGAAAGATGTGGATGAAAGATACCCTAGTTTTG comes from the Thermoanaerobacterium aotearoense genome and includes:
- a CDS encoding low molecular weight protein arginine phosphatase → MKILFVCTGNTCRSSMAEGIFNHIAKEKGISHVAESAGTMTYDGLPATDEAIKVLKDQYGIDISNHKSRSIKKEHIKDADLVLTMTASQREFILKRHPEFADKVFTLNEFADKSGDIEDPFGRGLDVYKKTAEEIYASIMRIIEKL
- the rpiB gene encoding ribose 5-phosphate isomerase B gives rise to the protein MIAIGSDHGGYELKEAIKKHLEERGIEYKDFGTFSEDSVDYPDYAREVAEAVASGQFEKGILLCGTGVGISIAANKVPGIRAAHVSDAFSARYSKEHNNANVLCMGGRVVGPGLATLLVDEWLDAEFQGGRHQKRIDKISEIEKKYSR
- the upp gene encoding uracil phosphoribosyltransferase encodes the protein MYDNVYVLDHPLIQHKISLIRDENTGSKEFRELVEEISMLMAYEVTRDLPLEEIEVKTPIAIAKTKVIAGKKLGIVPILRAGLGMVDGMMKLIPAAKVGHIGLYRDPETLKPVEYYCKLPSDINERDLIVVDPMLATGGSASAAIHFLKERGAQSIKLVNLIAAPEGIEAVHKDHPEVPIYLACIDERLNEHGYIVPGLGDAGDRLFGTK
- a CDS encoding deoxycytidylate deaminase — translated: MRPSWDEYFMMVVDVVKTRSTCLRRQVGAVIVKDKHIISTGYNGAPTGLKHCEEVGCMRESLNIPSGERHELCRGTHAEQNAIIQAALNGVSTKDATIYISASPCSMCAKMIINAGIKRVVYEGDYPDNLSFGYLKEASVEVVKMERR
- a CDS encoding MraY family glycosyltransferase — protein: MRIYILSFVVAFVAALMATPAAKKLAYKIGAIDIPKDKRRVHSKPVPLIGGLAIYLGTVLSMLLFLPKSETNIGIIAGSTIIVALGIFDDKYELKAKVKLLGQLLAAFVVVLSGVRIDWLTNPFGDGMINIGVFAIPLSIFWIVGITNAMNLIDGLDGLAAGIASISSGSLFVVSLLNGRYATAIITVAVTGAALGFLPYNFNPAKIFMGDTGAMFLGFILSAVSIQGAVKSAAAIAIAVPILALGVPVFDTIFAIIRRLANKKPIMEADKGHLHHRLLALGLSQRQAVFVMYGVSLFLGLSAILISSTNGAKGYIILIVAILAVLWGADKMGLYGHKAKNMNV
- the wecB gene encoding non-hydrolyzing UDP-N-acetylglucosamine 2-epimerase, with the translated sequence MLKVMPIFGTRPEAIKMAPLVKELQCADGIETVVCVTAQHRDMLDQVLRLFNVIPKYDLDVMKESQSLSDITSSVLRGLDDVLEKEKPDLILVHGDTTTTFVAALSAFYKKIKVGHVEAGLRSFDKWFPYPEEMNRKLTGVLTDLHFAPTQTAKDNLIKEGVDESSIFVTGNTVIDAMKYTVKENYVFRDDRLNSVDYKNKKVIVVTAHRRENWGLPIENICNALRKIAIDFKDTYIIYPVHKNPVVRDTVFSVLDNLDNVLLLDPIDTDEMHNLLKRCYMVMTDSGGLQEEVPSLGKPVLVLRDVTERPEAVKAGTVKIIGTDFDRVYNEAKLLLTDKDEYDRMANAVNPYGDGNASKRIVQAIKYAFGMTDEKVDEFKSSL
- a CDS encoding YwmB family TATA-box binding protein, which produces MFNKLSLIAVTIVVVFFMLNSQMDAFSAKGNDVSVIEDAFLKSGASYQYANINGWAKLNSDFTPLSQMNKTVENVIKSLEIDDKMVKVSKLDQANFRQYDAEYDTKDKKISIVVQSVKNEAANETYILIDEYLLNGNKDVLSENERIKKAYSSLNIAPEIATCLVGTYDGKLNKDKISSILEEVMKDTDASKVEGLNEENLVSISAHTNKIKEYIEMGSEKINLNVAVRYSSYDDKTYIWLATPVIAIEY
- the murA gene encoding UDP-N-acetylglucosamine 1-carboxyvinyltransferase, giving the protein MVYTRIIVENSPALKGTVKVSGAKNSVLPIIAASLLSEGEVIIDDVPELKDVNVMIELIKFLGAKCTFQDGRLKINVDIKDVEAPYELVKKMRASFLVMGPILAKLGHAKISLPGGCAIGTRPIDLHLKGFQTLGAEIDIGHGYVEAKAKKLVGKKVYLDFPSVGATENIMMAAVFADGLTTVENAAEEPEVVDLANFLNKMGANIKGAGTDTIRIEGVKELKATEHTVIPDRIEAGTYMVASAMTGGDVLIENVIVDHVKPIIAKLTECGIEVYEEGTGVRVRGCKSYKAVDMKTLPYPGFPTDMQAQMMAMMAGAKGTSVIIETVFENRFMHVDELKRMGADIKIEGRTAVVTGIDHLSGAEVKATDLRAGAALILAGLIADGKTIINDVYHIDRGYVNIEDKLRSLGAIIYRVD